The following nucleotide sequence is from Anopheles stephensi strain Indian chromosome 3, UCI_ANSTEP_V1.0, whole genome shotgun sequence.
AATAGTAAACCCTGTCATTCCTTCTACACTCTCATGCACGCTCATTCTTTCTGTgagttttaaaatgtttcgcCACCTCTCCGGTTTGTCGCTTAAAGCGTCAATATCAAAGGCAGAACGAACGAATGTTCACAGCACTCTCcctcctctctctctatctctctgaCTGGTAGACTCTAATATTCTTCTAGACTAAAAGGTTCTGTTTTGCACCCGCGTCTGGCACGCTAAACTTACGATCGATCATTAAAAAATTACTTTAGAAGCACCGCGAATGCAGTCCAGGTTTGAAAACAGCACGCATCCGGAAGTATTCTTGAGGGGAGGTGAATAAATTCCACACTCCCCTGTGTCAAGCATCTATAAGCTGAAGTGTCCAATTTGATTGGAACATGTATGTCTTGTGTCTGTGCTACCTCTACAACTACCACTAGTACCTAATAGTGCCCTGCGCttttttggtttaaaatttgaagCTCCCTCTTGTACACATACATCCTACTGTTCGGAAgaaaccaaaataaaatacagaggaagagagagggaaagaacgAAGATCGTTGGATTGGATGCTTGCTAAAAACCTACAAACGAAATCGAGTAAATCCTGCCACTGGCGGCAAAACAGAATCTATTGGATCATATCACATTCTAGTACTTGTATGCTGCGCTCTCACTACCGGGTGCCAGCTGTGCCATACGCAATCTCCCGGACACCTTAGAAATTCCTCGGAGAGCACTGCGCGAACGCCGGGCAACATCTCAGCACCACCGACCCTGCTTACATGTTGAACGACAGTGGCTTAATGTTGGCGACCGAGCTCATACGCCGCACGCGGCCCATCATCTTGCGCTCAATGTCCTCGAGCGATTTGCCCTGCGTCTCCGGGACGTACACGATCACGAACATCAGACCGATCACACAGATCGAACCGAACATCCAGAACGCACCATGATTGCCGATCGAAGCTGTAGGACGAGAAATAAAGCCATTAAACTCCATTCGCCAGCTCATCTCTTCGGCAAGAAATCGCTTACCCGTAATGTCAGCAAACGTTTTCGTGACCACGAACGTGCAGCTCCAGTTGAACGCCGTCGCAACCGATGCAGCCGAACCACGAATCTTGCCGGGCAAAATTTCACCCATCATCAGCCACGGAATCGGACCGAAGCCGAGCGAGAAACCGACCACAAACACGACGAACGCAGCCAACGGCAACCAACCGATGTGCGACACATCGTCCCCATTATTCTTCATGTAGAAGAACGTGCCCAGCGTCATGAGCGTAATGATCATCGCCACATCCGAGATGTACAGCAGTATCTTGCGGCCCAACCGATCGATCAGTATCGTCGCAATGAACGTTGCGATAAAGTTCACCACACCGACAATGATCGTGCACAGCTTCTCGTCGATCGTCGAACCGGCACTCTGGAAGATCTGCACCGTGTAGAAGATGACCGCATTAATACCGGACAGCTGCTGGAAGAACATCAACCCGAGCGAGATGAGCAGCGGCTTCAGGTTGGACTTTTTCAACAGATCCAGCATCGCACTCTTGGACGCGTGTCGTTCCGCTTCCTGGTGTGACTTGGAGATACCCTTCAGCTCTGGCTCCACGTCCGCCTTACGACCGCGCAGCCACTGCAGGGCTTTACGGGCACGCTCCTCCCGGTTGCGTGACACGTACCAGCGAGGTGTCTCAGGGATAAGGAACATCAGGATCAGGAATGGCACGGGCAGTGCCGCACCGAGGAACGCTAGCCCGGACCAGTCCAGGTACTTGCCGGCGACGAAGCACAGCAGAATGCCAATGTTACCGAACGCCGTTGGCAGGAGACCGAGTGTGCCGCGAACCTCCGGTTGTACCGTTTCGCCGAGATAGACCGGAAGCGATAGCGAAGCAATACCGACGCACAAACCGGATAGGGCACGACCTGTAAAATGAGAGGTCCAACAAATGAGAGGTTCAAATGTGGTTTCAATATAGCAAGCTCTGCAGGACACTTACCGACGAGGACCATTGCCACGTGGGTAGCACAACCGATCAGTAGCCAGGATATGATGAAGGGTGTTGCCGTCGCCAGGATGGTGTTCTTGCGCCCCAGATACTCAATCATCGGTCCACCGAGAATGCCACCGGCCAGACCGGCAAGCGGCATAATACCACCGACCCACGAGCCCTGGAGAGTTGGATGGGATGAAAAAGATGAAGATGAAACGCTTTAACCTTGAACTGCGACATCTCGTATGACGTGGATGATGGCGAATTTGCCGAATTCATCACCACCGCGCGGCGGAGTCGGAAAGGATGGGGaaggatttgtttgtttttgtctttcgTGCGAGCGCAATGCGGCCCGGACGAATTGGACGAATGGCACAGAAGGATGTGGATGAGGTACAATATTGGGATGGTTAAAAATATCCTTCCCGTCCATTGTTTCCTCGGCGCTTGGGTTGGAGGGTCCGGTGGAGTAAGAAAAGCCCTTCCTATTTATGAAGCGTGTGTACTAGCGCCATCAGGCACTTCTTATTAACTTTTATAAACAACGCGTGGAGCAGTATTGCATGAGACAGTCGGCACCAGCCATCGTAGGCATAACAatcaacaatttatttattgattgtttttgtattCCAACCCGACGCTTCCACGTTTAATGAGTCCCTAACTAGGTCCGCCTCTCCAGCCGAGGAACGTTTTGTTGACTATTTTAATGTATAAAGGCTAACCAAGCAGTTACGGATTATCGGATTGTTAGCCGCGATGATCTGATGATGCCTTTGGCTGATTAGAGCGAAGTGAAGAGCGCTTTTGATCAACAAGAGGGGACGACCTGCACGTGTGTAAGATGATCGAGACCTTTTGGGCCTTCGCGTTTGAAGCGCAGTTTACTTACCGATTGGTCCGTCACTTCGAATGATGTAATGTTGCGATCCTTCATCGATACCAGGGCGGGTGAGGTGTACGCGGATGAAAATCCAACGACCATGGATCCGAGCGACACCGACAGGGCGGCCAGTACCTTGAAAATCCACCCAAGCAGAATAAAGGTAGTATAAGTACACACCCGTTTTCTTGAGCACGATGAAGATGATCATTTCGGTTGGCATGGCGACTGTTGTCACCAAAGTATGCTTTGAGTGCTACTGAGCACTGAACATGGTAGGGTTAATCAGAAGAGCGTGGATCAGGCGAGTTCTTTTCGGAGATGGATTTGTGGTTTGATGTGCACTGAAAGGTGAATAGAAGAAGATTGGCTTTAAACCTGCGATAAGGTGCACTTGGCGACCGGTTCCTCGGCGGGCACCGTGAACGACACATGGGTGTCGGCACGCATCAAAATCTTCACCATGCTGCAGCCGTCTGTTTTGCA
It contains:
- the LOC118512854 gene encoding facilitated trehalose transporter Tret1 isoform X2 → MVKILMRADTHVSFTVPAEEPVAKCTLSQVLAALSVSLGSMVVGFSSAYTSPALVSMKDRNITSFEVTDQSGSWVGGIMPLAGLAGGILGGPMIEYLGRKNTILATATPFIISWLLIGCATHVAMVLVGRALSGLCVGIASLSLPVYLGETVQPEVRGTLGLLPTAFGNIGILLCFVAGKYLDWSGLAFLGAALPVPFLILMFLIPETPRWYVSRNREERARKALQWLRGRKADVEPELKGISKSHQEAERHASKSAMLDLLKKSNLKPLLISLGLMFFQQLSGINAVIFYTVQIFQSAGSTIDEKLCTIIVGVVNFIATFIATILIDRLGRKILLYISDVAMIITLMTLGTFFYMKNNGDDVSHIGWLPLAAFVVFVVGFSLGFGPIPWLMMGEILPGKIRGSAASVATAFNWSCTFVVTKTFADITASIGNHGAFWMFGSICVIGLMFVIVYVPETQGKSLEDIERKMMGRVRRMSSVANIKPLSFNM
- the LOC118512854 gene encoding facilitated trehalose transporter Tret1 isoform X1; the protein is MSTGGGGGSGGGGGSGSGPMGRIVDKIKRTMTNEGGDEIRDPLQYGYQRVNTAEGSLSTSTTATSLDTIVLDTNAEDLASVPPRAQHQPQRTFSPILETDDTNPFLEAGEKTKSKSSLKSSRVSFDQEEDRFDEDENSFRKQREHFQKHKSHSTSEHKTQLIKELRHLLATDNRRQFQGKKHVSLDVKSAKVLEQLLKASSSSDDFEGQRKEFQERKHKSLDARHISFKFDKEPSPSSSEEDFEPSTSLLRIDADITKPVIIDLKDLDSSDEEDYISSRKHFQQSKSMSTDSRKSIRFLEMEMGTKEENMRTAVPFVRQITEEGKPKLEVYRPTTNPIYIWTQVLAALSVSLGSMVVGFSSAYTSPALVSMKDRNITSFEVTDQSGSWVGGIMPLAGLAGGILGGPMIEYLGRKNTILATATPFIISWLLIGCATHVAMVLVGRALSGLCVGIASLSLPVYLGETVQPEVRGTLGLLPTAFGNIGILLCFVAGKYLDWSGLAFLGAALPVPFLILMFLIPETPRWYVSRNREERARKALQWLRGRKADVEPELKGISKSHQEAERHASKSAMLDLLKKSNLKPLLISLGLMFFQQLSGINAVIFYTVQIFQSAGSTIDEKLCTIIVGVVNFIATFIATILIDRLGRKILLYISDVAMIITLMTLGTFFYMKNNGDDVSHIGWLPLAAFVVFVVGFSLGFGPIPWLMMGEILPGKIRGSAASVATAFNWSCTFVVTKTFADITASIGNHGAFWMFGSICVIGLMFVIVYVPETQGKSLEDIERKMMGRVRRMSSVANIKPLSFNM